DNA sequence from the Cercospora beticola chromosome 8, complete sequence genome:
CTGCATCCCTCTGCCATCCTGATTGCCCAGTACCTTTGCGCGTTCCATTGCTTTCTGAATGAAGGGCTCGTCCCAGATTTGTGTATCTGGCAGAATCTTGGTCCATACTTCGTGAAACAGGCCAGAATCCTCGGTGGTCGTCCTGCTCGTTGGCTCCTGTGACTCGGCATAGGTGCTGAATATCACATGGCTGATAGACGCACTCGAATCTCTCAGCGCGATCGCGAGGTTCTCCAGTAGTGCGGCCGTATCACGAAGCTCATTGATGTGGCTGAATATCAGGATGCGTACAGGGTCGGCGTCACTCTGCTGCATCCTCTGACCGGCGTCCGCGAACCACTGTGCTGCGATGGCCACACTCATGTCGTTATGCGCAGAGTCCAGAAACCATGTGCTGTCAGCATCACGAACGATCTGGAAGCGACCAGGCCACGCAAATTGCTCAATGCCAGCGGCAATGTCATTGGCAGTCAACCCTACCTCTGATCGGCCAGAGCCCAAACTTTTTTCTAGAAATTGTTCGGATATTGCAACCGCCAAAGATGCATTCTTTCTTCGAACAGAAGGCTCCAGCTTGAGCGAGTCTCTCGGTAAGCGAACATCGTCAATGCCCACGAATGTGATCTGCTGACCTTTTGCGGCAGCCCTTTCATCCAGAATCGCGGCAGGCTGGGGATCCTGCATGGTCGACAGAGCCACCGCTCCGGTCTTGTAGATTCCAGACTTGTGCCAGGCAATGTTCTCAATAGTAGGGCCCAGCATATCAATGTGGTCCATTCCGAGTGTCGTGACAGCTGTCACTAAAGGGCTCTTGATAACATTTGTAGCATCGTATTCGCCGCCGTTATGAGTCTCGAGAATGGTGACATCAACCTTTTCCCGAATGAAGACGTGAAAAGCGAGTAACGCCCAGAGTTGAAGCAATCGTGGCCCTCGATCGATGGGCAACTTTTGTGGATCGTACTCTGTCGCAAGTTGAGGGAGCAAGTCGTACACCTCGAAGAAGTATTTGGCAAGGACTGCTGGTGCTAGTGGCTCGGAGTTGATGCGTATCCGCTCCTCAGGTTTCATCAAATGTGGAGAGGTGTAAAGACCAGTTTTCTTTGGAAAGCCTGTGCGAGTGCCGTGCGATCGGAGAATGCATTCGGCAAATGCACACGTACTTCCTTTGCCTTTCGTGCCAGCCACATGGATGATGTTCAAGGAATTGATATTTTCGTCCTGTTCCACGAAGTATGAGCTGACAATTTCTGGGGCCGGCATCAGATCGGACATACACTGTGGCCAAGCATTCGCAGCCATTCAGACATGCCTACAATGCTCGGAGTTCCTCTGAGGTCGGGCGTGTCCTGCGGTTTTCCGATCACTGTTGCAATTGTCGTGTTGGAGGCTTGCGGTCTTGCATGTCTTTTGCGACTGGAAATGACTCTCAAAGCATCCTATACCGCTCTGTGAGCACAAAATTTTGTCCTGTGAGCGAATAAGCGTACTTCGTATGTTCGCTCCACGGCTTGATCAGAGCAATGGGGAGGAGCGGATCTCGCCATGGCCTCAGATGGCCCAGATCTACCGTTTGCAGATTTACTCAGCAGTCTGCGCCCCCTCACAGCGCTTCGTGATTGTTGAACGGCTCCGATGCAGCACGTCCTGTGGAATTGGAAGAGAGAGGCCGTCGCGAAGGCGCAGGATCGTGTCTTTGCACGACTTCGGACTACAGAGATGGCATTTGTAGCAGTCTTCCGACTCGCCATCAACAGGCTTCTCAGGGGTCGGAGCGATCCTGTGCGGAGCGGTTGGCAGGGATGGATGGAAACATTCACGATGTTGAGCTGGCAGCCACGTCCTCCGGGTACGAGGTGTTCTTGGCATCGGCTAGCTCGGATACAACCAGGACGAGCAATGCCTTGAGCATGACTGTAACGAGCGGGGAGTCACCGTGGATACCTATGAATGCAAcgacctctgagtgcaaccgCCTAACTAGattggctctcgatccatgaTAAGCTTTGAAGGTTGGCTTAGCGACCTGCgtttgcactcagaggtagttgcattcagagaCAGCCACGGTTATGCGAAGCAGCGACATCACACATGAAGTAGACGAACCGAGCTATCTCTCATGGTTGAGCTGAATCTTGAGTGAGTTTGTTCAACAATCAACCAACGATCCTCGGCCAGAACTATCTCCATCTCATACCCTTCGACTTCGGCAGCCACTTTTGCGACCGCGTTGTGACTACTACTTGACCGGTCATcgagcaggcaggcaggcatcTCGGGCATGGGTGGTGCCTCGTGATAGAGCTCTGTGCCTGTAACTCTGCCGGACGAGAGGTGGCCCCTCTGAAGATGGGAGTGAAGCTTAATGCAGATGTCCACGAGTTCATATTCTGACTCGGTCATGCTGATATACTCGCGAAAGGCGTTCTCGGCAGTGTTTGCAGTGAGGTCTCTACCTCATTTGTAGTGTTCATACCATACCAGTCTCCTTGGAACACACGAATCTGCAATTCTTGGGTTCTTCATTCAGCACGATTCCTCTTCCCTTTGGCCAACCCCGAACTCCAAAACTCCATCGCTATGACTTCAAGGCCCGCAGATGCCCGCAAATATCCCCTCACAATCCTTGTCGTAACCTCTCGCCCAACTTTTGCTTGCCGAATTGATATATCTTGAGCAACCCCTCTTCTGAAAGATCGATTCCTTGCATGTTTGGAATATCCTGGACCGGCGGTCTGCTGACTCGGCTGGCAATGATGACAGGATCGGTCTCGAGGATGATACCGTCATCTACGATCTCGTCGATCGCAAGGGAAGCAAGGTCATAGTTTTCGATCAACGTGCGCTTGTCGACAGAGTTCCTGCACAGATGTGTTACTATCTGCTGCCCAAAGACTTCCTACCAGTACTTACTTCAACAGAATGTTCAAGCTGTCCCGCAATGCCAGCACCACATTGTACAGCATGATCTCGTTCTCATCGCTGCCTCCCACAACGTACAGCATTACATCTGCCTCATTCTTGAATACCACCACTCGGTTGTCGTAGAGGATGACATCGCTAGTCTGCTTCGCCGTCTTCTCCAGCAATCCTTTCTCGAATGCTTTTTGATCTTTGAGTGTCTGATAAGGTTGCGCGCCGGGGTAGTTGTTGCCCTGAGCGTTGGAGGGGATATGCGGTGGGCTGTAGTATTTCGCCAGGATGCGGGACGAGTCGTCAGTCGAGAGCACGAGGATAGCGTTGACG
Encoded proteins:
- a CDS encoding uncharacterized protein (BUSCO:EOG09264OBA); the protein is MSLFSVNAILVLSTDDSSRILAKYYSPPHIPSNAQGNNYPGAQPYQTLKDQKAFEKGLLEKTAKQTSDVILYDNRVVVFKNEADVMLYVVGGSDENEIMLYNVVLALRDSLNILLKNSVDKRTLIENYDLASLAIDEIVDDGIILETDPVIIASRVSRPPVQDIPNMQGIDLSEEGLLKIYQFGKQKLGERLRQGL